A window of Calliopsis andreniformis isolate RMS-2024a chromosome 3, iyCalAndr_principal, whole genome shotgun sequence contains these coding sequences:
- the LOC143177495 gene encoding uncharacterized protein F58A4.6 yields the protein MNVTIKLIVHKGSTIFDSIIVTPYFATKHEVREDKVGNQVNVNVDNFNENNKIEVNKICLNKRGYNAYLVSAYVLALIKSQVYHQSAYKKLLEYLMCKFLDNKNLNIIFIRLRTPRKQFLDYKWNERMTQMAMERREVDHAMSWLSTLGGAFSALGDNFQHCAEIAGKISVKQFELALRLGDPLLVARCKLYAALSLIQQGHFKMPKKIIRNVYTFSITQNDVRLQNMCRGIWAKLQYCYKKQKERHKIC from the exons ATGAATGTTACAATAAAATTAATCGTACACAAAGGTAGTACGATTTTCGACAGTATTATTGTCACACCCTACTTTGCCACCAAACATGAAGTGAGAGAAGACAAAGTTGGAAATCAAGTAAATGTTAATGTAGACAActttaatgaaaataataaaatagaagtaaataaaatttgtttaaataaaaGAGGATACAATGCGTATCTTGTATCAGCATACGTTCTAGCATTGATAAAATCACAAGTATATCATCAATCTGCATATAAAAAATTGCTAGAATATTTAATGTGTAAGTTTTTGGATAATAAAAACTTAAATATAATCTTTATACGGTTACGAACACCAAGAAAGCAATTTTTAGATTACAAATg GAATGAAAGAATGACACAAATGGCAATGGAAAGAAGAGAAGTTGATCATGCCATGTCTTGGCTGTCTACTTTAGGTGGAGCATTTTCTGCATTAGGAGATAATTTTCAACATTGT GCTGAAATTGCAGGAAAAATTTCTGTAAAACAATTTGAATTAGCACTCAGACTTGGAGATCCCCTATTGGTTGCCCGTTGTAAGTTATATGCTGCCTTAAGTCTAATTCAACAAGGTCACTTCAAAATGCCgaaaaaaataataagaaatgtttatactTTTTCAATTACTCAAAATGATGTTCGTTTACAAAACATGTGTCGAGGCATATGGGCTAAACTTCAATACTGTTACAAAAAGCAAAAAGAACGACATAAAATTTGTTAG
- the LOC143177493 gene encoding bleomycin hydrolase isoform X2, which produces MVASGALTPEVLSQLRAKFYEDSRNVLAQNVCTRINPLEACISRKTMEESQHVFSHKIEIEGKPITNQKSSGRCWLFSILNVIRTAFMKQYNLDEFEFSQAYLFFCDKVERCNYFLHNIIKSAKRNEPVDGRLVSFLLHDPVCDGGQWDMIVNLINRHGLVPKAYFPESYSSETSSRMNSILKSKLREYTKVLRYMVANGASDEDLENQILNQMVVIYRIIGICLGIPSETITWEYYDKSKNYNRIGPITPVEFYEKYVKPYYNVNDKVCLVTDPRPSNPYGKLYTIDCLGNVMGGKPTLYNNQPPELLMKLCAESIKQNEPVWFGCDVNKRLISKQGIGDMRSYDFQLMFGTDIHVNLTKADRLLYGDSMMVHAMAFTAVSIDNEGKIKKFRVENSWGDENGQKGYQLLTAEWFSEFVFEAVIDKKLVPADVMDVFKQEPIVLPAWDPMGTLAH; this is translated from the exons ATGGTGGCCT CAGGTGCTCTGACTCCAGAAGTCTTAAGTCAATTACGTGCAAAATTTTATGAGGATAGTCGAAATGTCTTGGCACAAAATGTGTGTACAAGAATCAATCCATTGGAGGCCTGTATTTCGCGAAAAACTATGGAAGAATCACAACATGTTTTCAGTCATAAGATTGAAATTGAAGGGAAGCCCATAACAAATCAAAAGAGTTCAGGGCGATGTTGGCTGTTTTCGATTTTAAATGTTATAAGAACTGCCTTTATGAAGCAATACAATTTGGATGAATTTGAATTTAGTCAAGCTTATCTATTTTTCTGTGATAAG gTTGAACGTTGCAACTATTTTCTGCATAATATTATAAAAAGTGCTAAACGGAATGAGCCAGTAGATGGTCGGCTGGtgtcatttttattgcatgatcCTGTTTGTGATGGTGGACAATGGGATATGATTGTTAATCTCATAAATCGACATGGTCTTGTTCCCAAAGCTTACTTTCCAGAATCATACAGTAGTGAAACTAGTTCTCGTATGAATAGTATTTTGAAAAGCAAATTAAGAGAGTACACCAAAGTCTTAAGATATATGGTAGCCAATGGTGCATCAGATGAAGATTTGGAAAATCAAATTCTGAACCAAATGGTTGTAATTTATCGAATAATTGGTATCTGTTTAGGCATACCATCTGAAACAATCACCTGGGAATATTATGATAAATCAAAAAATTATAATCGTATTGGACCAATTACACCAGTAGAGTTTTATGAGAAATATGTTAAACCATATTATAATGTAAATGATAAAGTATGTTTAGTAACAGATCCAAGACCATCTAATCCATATGGGAAACTTTATACAATAGATTGTCTGGGGAATGTTATGGGTGGAAAACCAACATTGTATAACAATCAACCACCTGAATTATTAATGAAATTGTGTGCagaaagcataaaacaaaatgaaCCTGTATGGTTTGGATGTGATGTAAACAAACGATTGATAAGCAAGCAAGGTATAGGAGATATGAGAAGTTATGATTTTCAGTTGATGTTTGGAACTGATATTCACGTTAATCTCACAAAGGCAGATAGATTGCTTTATGGTGATTCTATGATGGTTCATGCAATGGCATTTACAGCAGTTTCCATTGAT AATGAAGGCAAGATTAAGAAGTTCCGAGTAGAAAATTCTTGGGGTGATGAGAATGGACAAAAAGGATATCAATTATTAACAGCTGAGTGGTTTTCGGAATTTGTTTTTGAGGCAGTTATTGATAAAAAATTAGTACCTGCTGATGTTATGGATGTATTTAAACAAGAACCCATTGTATTACCTGCATGGGACCCTATGGGTACTCTTGCTCACTGA
- the LOC143177493 gene encoding bleomycin hydrolase isoform X1 produces MVASAGALTPEVLSQLRAKFYEDSRNVLAQNVCTRINPLEACISRKTMEESQHVFSHKIEIEGKPITNQKSSGRCWLFSILNVIRTAFMKQYNLDEFEFSQAYLFFCDKVERCNYFLHNIIKSAKRNEPVDGRLVSFLLHDPVCDGGQWDMIVNLINRHGLVPKAYFPESYSSETSSRMNSILKSKLREYTKVLRYMVANGASDEDLENQILNQMVVIYRIIGICLGIPSETITWEYYDKSKNYNRIGPITPVEFYEKYVKPYYNVNDKVCLVTDPRPSNPYGKLYTIDCLGNVMGGKPTLYNNQPPELLMKLCAESIKQNEPVWFGCDVNKRLISKQGIGDMRSYDFQLMFGTDIHVNLTKADRLLYGDSMMVHAMAFTAVSIDNEGKIKKFRVENSWGDENGQKGYQLLTAEWFSEFVFEAVIDKKLVPADVMDVFKQEPIVLPAWDPMGTLAH; encoded by the exons ATGGTGGCCT CAGCAGGTGCTCTGACTCCAGAAGTCTTAAGTCAATTACGTGCAAAATTTTATGAGGATAGTCGAAATGTCTTGGCACAAAATGTGTGTACAAGAATCAATCCATTGGAGGCCTGTATTTCGCGAAAAACTATGGAAGAATCACAACATGTTTTCAGTCATAAGATTGAAATTGAAGGGAAGCCCATAACAAATCAAAAGAGTTCAGGGCGATGTTGGCTGTTTTCGATTTTAAATGTTATAAGAACTGCCTTTATGAAGCAATACAATTTGGATGAATTTGAATTTAGTCAAGCTTATCTATTTTTCTGTGATAAG gTTGAACGTTGCAACTATTTTCTGCATAATATTATAAAAAGTGCTAAACGGAATGAGCCAGTAGATGGTCGGCTGGtgtcatttttattgcatgatcCTGTTTGTGATGGTGGACAATGGGATATGATTGTTAATCTCATAAATCGACATGGTCTTGTTCCCAAAGCTTACTTTCCAGAATCATACAGTAGTGAAACTAGTTCTCGTATGAATAGTATTTTGAAAAGCAAATTAAGAGAGTACACCAAAGTCTTAAGATATATGGTAGCCAATGGTGCATCAGATGAAGATTTGGAAAATCAAATTCTGAACCAAATGGTTGTAATTTATCGAATAATTGGTATCTGTTTAGGCATACCATCTGAAACAATCACCTGGGAATATTATGATAAATCAAAAAATTATAATCGTATTGGACCAATTACACCAGTAGAGTTTTATGAGAAATATGTTAAACCATATTATAATGTAAATGATAAAGTATGTTTAGTAACAGATCCAAGACCATCTAATCCATATGGGAAACTTTATACAATAGATTGTCTGGGGAATGTTATGGGTGGAAAACCAACATTGTATAACAATCAACCACCTGAATTATTAATGAAATTGTGTGCagaaagcataaaacaaaatgaaCCTGTATGGTTTGGATGTGATGTAAACAAACGATTGATAAGCAAGCAAGGTATAGGAGATATGAGAAGTTATGATTTTCAGTTGATGTTTGGAACTGATATTCACGTTAATCTCACAAAGGCAGATAGATTGCTTTATGGTGATTCTATGATGGTTCATGCAATGGCATTTACAGCAGTTTCCATTGAT AATGAAGGCAAGATTAAGAAGTTCCGAGTAGAAAATTCTTGGGGTGATGAGAATGGACAAAAAGGATATCAATTATTAACAGCTGAGTGGTTTTCGGAATTTGTTTTTGAGGCAGTTATTGATAAAAAATTAGTACCTGCTGATGTTATGGATGTATTTAAACAAGAACCCATTGTATTACCTGCATGGGACCCTATGGGTACTCTTGCTCACTGA
- the Poldip2 gene encoding DNA polymerase delta interacting protein 2: MELARNFVTSRLKRCLVKVAKKSCFHHVRHIRLAEVGKLETPKLQGKYETGQLILHRVFGYRGVILFPWVAKVYDRDIPSKREQNINGNFNSVEKEVKGRTHTFYQVLIDQRDCPYIRAQTEAVTFLGNHESSRSLYAIPGLDYVAHEDVLPYTTNEKAALQHELFDKFLTYDPHRDPCFVAQETLRAWQKKNHPWLELSDVHKETTENVRVTVIPFYMGCRGSQTTAVHWWRYCIRLENLGDLSVQLRERHWRIFSLSGTLETVRGRGVVGQEPVLSKTLPAFQYSSHVSLQAASGHMWGTFRMEREDGYAFDCRIPPFSLESKAEEPATPDASL, from the exons ATGGAACTTGCACGAAATTTTGTTACTAGCAGATTAAAACGTTGCCTTGTTAAAGTAGCAAAGAAATCTTGTTTTCATCACGTAAGGCATATCAG ATTGGCAGAAGTAGGAAAATTAGAAACACCAAAATTACAAGGCAAATATGAAACCGGTCAATTGATCTTACATAGAGTATTTGGTTATCGTGGTGTAATATTATTCCCATGGGTTGCGAAAGTTTATGATCGAGATATTCCAAGCAAAAGAGAACA AAATATAAATGGTAACTTTAACAGCGTAGAAAAAGAAGTAAAAGGTAGAACTCATACATTTTACCAAGTATTAATTGATCAAAGGGATTGTCCTTACATA CGTGCCCAAACAGAAGCTGTTACATTTTTGGGTAATCATGAAAGCAGTCGCAGTCTATATGCAATACCAGGATTAGACTATGTTGCTCATGAAGATGTATTACCATACACAACAAATGAGAAAGCTGCATTACAGCATGAACTTTTTGATAAATTTTTGACATATGATCCACATCGAGATCCATGTTTTGTTGCACAAGAAACTCTTAGAGCATGGCAAAAAAAGAATCATCCATGGCTTGAATTGTCAGATGTACATAAAGAAACTACTGAAAATGTCCGTGTTACTGTTATACCATTTTATATGGGTTGCAGAGGAAGTCAAACTACAGCTGTACATTGG TGGCGATATTGCATCCGTTTGGAAAATTTAGGCGATTTGAGTGTACAATTACGTGAAAGGCATTGGAGAATATTCAGTCTTTCTGGTACATTAGAAACTGTCAGAGGAAGGGGTGTAGTTGGCCAAGAACCTGTTTTATCAAAAACCTTACCAGCTTTTCAGTACAGTAGTCATGTGAGTTTACAAGCTGCTAGTGGTCACATGTG GGGTAcatttaggatggaaagagaaGATGGATACGCATTTGATTGTAGAATTCCACCCTTTTCTTTAGAATCAAAAGCAGAAGAACCAGCTACACCAGATGCAAGTTTATAA
- the LOC143177491 gene encoding glutathione synthetase isoform X1 encodes MDSVFDLPSSKEELEELIEKAKDWALMHGMCMRSKTNFDKNILQFAPFILLPSPFPKKEFENACQLQTILNLLIHRVSQDYNFLKETLEETIKVDSFTRELFEICKIINDDGGSAQKISLGILRSDLMLDTSCPKEDINKKSIPYCCWKQVEINTIASGFGWLGPVSAELHKFILTELGYHEQIKHLPENKALQIICSSMIEAWNMYGDQQAVILFVVEDITYNICDQRFHEFEIRKQNPNVKVIRRTLTQLSTIAKLGSKMELLVDNYIVSVVYYRSGYEPGQYHSSKEWEVRLLIERSLAIKCPTIQYHLAGTKKVQQALAKPGVISKFLKNEKICAEIKEIFTELYALDFNEHGDAAIEMAIADPHRFVLKPQREGGCNNKYGLDIKYFLESVKEKQDRVAWILMDKIHPPIHKCYMIRPEKNWNVHLQELVSELGIFGIIIADQNNVYINKQSGHMLRTKLATANEGGVATGLGACDSPLLIE; translated from the exons ATGGATTCAGTATTTGATTTACCTTCTTCGAAAGAAGAATTAGAAGAACTAATAGAAAAGGCAAAAGATTGGGCACTTATGCATGGAATGTGTATGAGATCAAAAACAAATTTTGACAAAAATATTCTACAATTTGCACCATTTATTTTATTGCCATCTCCGTTTCCTAAAAAAGAGTTTGAGAATGCTTGTCAACTTCAAACAATATTGAATCTACTTATACACAGAGTTTCTCAGGATTATAACTTTTTGAAAGAAACTTTAGAAGAAACAATAAAAGTTGACAGTTTCACTAGAGAATTATTTGAAATCTGTAAGATTATAAATGACGATGGAGGATCTGCACAAAAGATATCTCTTGGTATATTGCGTTCTGATTTAATGTTAGACACAAGTTGTCCAAAAGAAGATATAAATAAGAAATCTATACCATATTGTTGCTGGAAACAAGTTGAAATAAATACAATTGCTTCGGGTTTTGGTTGGCTAGGACCTGTATCAGCAGAATTACATAAATTTATATTAACTGAACTTGGTTACCATGAACAAATAAAACACCTACCAGAAAACAAGGCATTACAAATTATATGTTCCAGTATGATAGAAGCATGGAATATGTACGGAGACCAACA AGCAGTCATTTTATTTGTAGTAGAAGATATTACATATAATATATGTGATCAACGTTTTCATGAATTTGAAATTCGAAAACAGAATCCAAATGTTAAAGTTATTCGTCGAACATTGACACAATTGTCTACCATTGCAAAATTGGGTTCCAAAATGGAATTATTAGtagataattatattgtatctgtAGTATATTATAGAAGTGGTTATGAACCTGGTCAATATCATTCATCAAAAGAATGGGAAGTAAGATTACTAATAGAGAGATCCTTAGCAATTAAATGCCCCACTATTCAGTATCATTTAGCAGGAACTAAGAAAGTTCAACAAGCTCTTGCAAAGCCTGGTGTGATTAGTaagtttttaaaaaatgaaaaaatttgtgctgaaattaaagaaatattcacTG AGCTTTATGCATTAGACTTCAATGAACATGGAGATGCTGCTATAGAAATGGCAATTGCAGACCCACATCGTTTTGTTTTGAAGCCTCAACGAGAAGGAGGTTGCAATAACAAATATGGAttagatataaaatattttctagAATCTGTAAAAGAAAAACAGGACAGAGTAGCCTGGATTCTTATGGATAAAATTCATCCTCCAATTCATAAGTGTTATATGATTAGGCCAGAAAAAAATTGGAATGTGCACCTACAGGAATTAGTTTCTGAATTAGGAATATTTGGTATTATTATTGCAGATCAAAATAATGTGTATATTAATAAACAAAGTGGTCATATGTTAAGAACAAAGTTAGCTACTGCTAATGAAGGTGGTGTGGCAACAGGATTAGGTGCTTGTGATAGTCCACTTTTAATAGAATGA